The Cygnus atratus isolate AKBS03 ecotype Queensland, Australia chromosome 19, CAtr_DNAZoo_HiC_assembly, whole genome shotgun sequence genome includes a window with the following:
- the CACFD1 gene encoding calcium channel flower homolog — MSSQDDQFQAAAPEPAAPSADDGMTWWYRWLCRIAGVIGGVSCAFAGLWNCVTINPLNIAAGVWMMLNAFVLFLCEAPFCCQFIEFANAVSARADKLRPWQKAAFYCGMAVFPVMLSLTLTTLFGNAIAFATGVLYGLSALGKKGDAISYARIHQQQKQMDEEKLTGSLEGQAL, encoded by the exons ATGAGTTCTCAGGATGACCAGTTCCAAGCAGCAGCCCCTGAGCCAGCGGCTCCTTCCGCCGATGATGGCATGACATGGTGGTACAGGTGGCTCTGCAGGATTGCCGGGGTCATCGGGGGCGTTT CCTGTGCCTTTGCTGGTCTGTGGAACTGCGTCACCATCAACCCCCTGAACATAGCAGCTGGCGTGTGGATGAT GCTCAACGCCTTCGTCCTGTTCCTGTGCGAAGCCCCCTTCTGCTGCCAGTTCATCGAGTTCGCCAACGCCGTGTCTGCGAGGGCGGACAAGCTGCGGCCCTGgcagaaagctgctttctaCTGCGG gaTGGCAGTGTTCCCCGTCATGCTCAGCCTGACGCTGACCACGCTCTTTGGAAATGCCATCGCATTTGCAACCGGGGTGCTTTACGGCCTGTCGGCGCTCGGCAAGAA AGGAGATGCCATTTCCTATGCCCGcatccaccagcagcagaagcaaatggATGAAGAGAAGCTCACGGGGTCCCTGGAGGGACAGGCCCTCTGA